The DNA sequence ACCCGCCACGCCAGATCGTCGATGTCGAACGTGGCGACCTGAAGTCCTCCTCGACCGGTGACATTGGCCATGGCCGTTGCGGGATCGCCGTCCCACCCCTCGGGCACCGGAACATCAACACCGCCAGGCTCCGTCGACCCGGCACGGGTGGGGAACGCCGGTGTCGAGAGCCTGCCGGCAGCGAACTCAGCGACCACCGGCGGTGCGGTGGGCAGGACCGCCGGTTCGGTCGTGGGTACCGGCTCGGGTGCAGTCTCGCCGATTCGCTCGCGCTCGACCACAGGTGGCCCGACACCGAGTATCAGTCGTGTCGGCCGCGCTCGCGGCGATCGGCGGACCTCGGCTACGAACGGGAGATCACCGACATAGCGCCGCTCGAGAGCGACGGCGTAGACGGCGGGCGTGGCAGCTGCGTCGCAGAACACGTTGCCGCCCGGCGAGAAGAAGTCGAGGACGACGGTCGCGTCGTCGCTGCCGTAGCCGTCGAAACGCACGCCACAGGCACCGAAATTCACACCCGACCGGTGGGTGTAGGCGAGGATCACCTCGGTATCGAAATCGACCGCGATCTGCTCGGTCTCGGGGCCCTCACCGAGCAGCGGCCACAGTCGGTCGTAGTCGGCTTGATTGTCGATGACGGACGGGCCAGCCCCGAAAGCGACGCCGCTACCTGCACCGACCCACCGCCAACCCGGACCCGACAGTTCCTGTGGGCCGATAGGCACATAGTCGTTGGGATCGGCGCCCTCCACACACAGCTCGTCTGGATCGGCGAAACCAGCCAACGCTGCAAGGGTGGGTTCGTCGAGCACGAACAAGTCGATCCTCGGCAGATAGCCGTCACCACCGGGGCTTCCGCCCGGACTGAGTCCCGTCTCAACAGCAGCGAAGAGCAGCTCCTGACCTCGTTCGGTGCTGACATCGCCCTCGAGAGACAGGCCCGATTCCTGACAACGGCGAAACCCGGACGCCTGCAAAATGGCTTCGCTATCGATCTCGGGTCGGGTCGTCACCGGCAGCCCCGTCGCAGCCGCGACCGGTGTCGTGGCAGTGCGGTCGGACGCTGGCGCGGGGCCGTCGGCAACGAGACCCGGCTCTCCCCCGGTGCCGCAGGCAACCAGCCCGACTATGAACACGGCGACGACGAAGAACCGTCGCATGCCATTCAGACGCCGCACAAGACACATCCAGTGCCCATCGGCATCGGAGGGCTCATACAAAGCCGCCACCCAGATGGCTGCCACGAGCCCCGCGCCGCAACATAGCTATGCGCTCGTGACCGCCAACGCCAGAAGCGGCCCCTACCCCAGTCAAGCCCCAAGCGGAGAGGGCGTGCCCCACTTCGCCGGTGGGGCGGCGCACACTCTTGAGCGGTCCGTCGACGACACATTGCCGGCTGTGAGCGAATCACCACGAAACCCGCATCGTCATTCCTGAGCGCATCACGATGGCCTGTCACCTCTGGCCGTCGCGCACCTGCGTCCCGGAGCGAAGACCGAGGCGGTCACGCTCGAAGTACTCGTCGTAGCACGGTTCGCACACCCAATCGCGCGCCCACCGCCATCCGAACTCAGCACCGCCGTCTCCGATCTTCACCCAGTCGAGCAAGCAATGTTCATGGTCGCTGATCGGGCGCTCAAGGACCCAGGTGCGTCCGACATCAGCCACGGCGTCGTAGGCGTCGGGCGCCCACCACTGCTGTAGTTCAGCAACCCGACCAGCGACTGCGTCAAGCGCAGTTGCGTTCGTCCTGAACTCCGCCGTGTGATCGTCGGTTGAGACGACCACATCGAGATGCACGGTGGTTCCGTCGTCGAAGTGAAGCGACGACGGGGCGAGCGGCGGGTGGAACACGGCATCTGTTCGCACCGTGACAAACGTTGTGTCGCCGTCTCGCCGCACGCCGACGACCTCCACCAGTGAACCCACATGACGAAGCGTAGGGCCGCAGTCGAGTCGGACGATCGCGGCGCACTGAACGGTGCTTCGACGCAACGAAGCGATCCCGCTCGCTTCACCCACGACCCGGCCTCGATCGTGGCTGCCGCACGGCACACGCCGCGTACGACCTCTTCTGAGGACCCGCCCTCAATGGCACACACGAGACGGCGAAGCGTCCCATACCCTCGGCCGATCTCAGCCATGCCCATGCCCCTTGGCGCCGATTCAAGGTCGCGTTGTCCGGTGTCTTCAGACGCGTCGAGAGACGAGCCGTGGGAGCTCTGCAGCGCCGAGATCCGCCCCATGGCCAAGCAACGCTCGCATTGGAACCCGGATCGGCTTTTCAGTGAAATCGCGAACTTCGTGTCCTCGTCAGGACTAGACCGATCCGATGGCCTGCAACCGTGCCGCTGCGGACCTCAGCGCCTCAAGGTTCGCCTCGCTCACCGAGAGACGCGAACCGCCTTGTTCGTCGAACAAGCGCCAACGCGTTTCGTCTTCCAGTGAAGTACTGAGCCAAGCGTCCAGAGCGAGAGCAGCGATACGGGCGTCGGCGCCCGATTCGCTCGCGTCCAACGGCTGGTTGGCTGACAGCCAGCCGAGCCTGTGCACGGCCTCTGCTGCGCCCAATCGAGGAAGCAACCGGAGAAGCAGGCCAGTTTCGACGCCGGTATCAACAGCGGCTGCCGCTTCGCTCTCTCCGAACGCCCGCCGAGCTGCCACCGTATCGCGACGTTCGAGGGCGCCGATCAGCAGGAACCTGGAGGTGTGAAACCAATCAGCGGAACGGACGATGCCCGAGATCGACATCTGGATGAGTTCTTCGCCGCGTTCTGGTTCACCGGTCTGGACCAAACACGCTCCAAGCGTCCCGGCAATGACGGGCAGCTCCGCATCGGCATAGGCAAGATGAGCAAGACTCGTCGCTCGTTCGAGTGTGCCGGGCTCAGCCAGGACTGCGAGGGTGTAGGCAACGGCGTTGCGGTAGTAGGCAACATCGGCGGGCTCGGCGTCTTCGAGCGCCAAAGCGAGTGCGAGGGCCTTTTCGGCATATTGGAGTGCGTCTGCGTGGCGCTCGTCGAGGAGCAACGCGACGGCTGCTCTGATGTTGGCAGTGGCGTCGTCGGGTTCGATCTGCACGGCAGCGATCCCGTTGTCGGCGAGCGCTGCCGTAAGAATGCCAGTGGGCGCGATGCCAGCACCGTCCAGAAGCAGATCGTGGAACTCGAACGCGTTCACTGACCAGTCGGTCCGGCTCAGCCGTTCCTCGATCTCCGCACGTGTGAGCTTCAACGTGTCGAGGATCTGGCGCCCGTCTGAAGGCCACGCCGAGTTACTCGGGCCCCTGTGGAACGTCAGGCTGGCTGCGGCTGAGATGCCAGCGACGAATGTGAAGTACAGCCAGCCATTCGCTACAGCCGGAGAATCAGCCGATCTCAACCCTCGAGTCAACCATGCGATGAACAAGGGAGTACCCGAGCCTGCGAGCCCCATCACAACAAATCTTGTTCGATACCAGGCACCGTTGGCGGGGAAGTTCGCCACCCAGCCGCCGACGAGCCTTGACCGGAGCCGAATGTCGACGCTGCCGAGTCGGAACCGGGCTTTCGTTCTGCCTGCACCGAACGACACCTGATGGATCCGGAACCCCACGACAGCACCCACTGCCGCGTGGCCGAGCTCATGCAACGCACTCACAAGCAGCGGCACAACACAACCGATCGCCAAGACCTGCACGGTCGCGGCGACGTTGAAGTCGAGCAAGACCAACACAAACGCCGCGATCAACCCCGCGATGACGACGCGCCGCCCCATCTAGCTACAACAACCCAACAACTCGACTACTTGACAAAGTGTCCCTCAGCAAGAGACCCGCAGCGGGACCGTGGTGTTGGCAGGGAGGACGATTGTCAGGTCCCCCGATCGGAGCGTCACCATCTGATTGGCCGTGGCTCCAATCCGATACTCGAAACGGGCGTCGACACGTGTCGACCCGTCTGGCATCGGCGTGCTCGCCATGGTGAATGAAGGGTCGGATGCGGTGATCTCACCGGGTAGATCGTGCGTCCGCAGGGGCACAGACCACCACGAGACCGACGTAGAACGGTTACACCCGTAGGAGGCGCCACCCATAACCTCGAAGATGGTCCCGCTGACCTGGGGGTAGATCCGGCGGTAGGGGTAGCGGGCTTTGAACTCGTCGTTGGCTGCGACCCATCGAACGACTGCATGTTGCGAAAGCCCGCCATTCATCTCCCCGAGCCAGTAGTCGAACCCGGCGCGATCAGGCGTGCGACCAAGAACATTCGAATAGACGATGGTCAAGAACTCGTCATTGGATTGGGCGCCACCGAACTGCGTCCGAAACTCAGCAGACTCCTTGAACGCCCAGGCAAACTCATCGAGCACATCCTGGTGTGGCATTTGCGGCGAACGCAGTCCGTTGTATTCGTTGATCCAGTAGCTGGCTCCGGCGAAGTCTGGCTCTCGATCGAAGAACGCCCGGTAGAGACGCAACACATCTGAGTGAGGTTCCTCCATGTAGCCGATGGACGAACGAAGATCTTCGAGCGTCTCGGCGTTGGCGCGACCCGGGAGGCCGACAGGCAGAGCGGCACTAGCGAGCAGGACTACAAACAGAATGTGGACCAGGGTTGGGCGTACGAGCGAATCCGAGTATCGAGTTCTGCGTGCGTGCGCTTCGGCCATCGTCCGAGTGTGACAGGTGCCTCGGCGCATCGAAAGCCCGCACGCCGCTCAGGGTGGTTTGACCCAACTCGTCTCGAGAACGACCTCAAGCAACGTCGGCGATGATCATTGCTTCAGCGCGGAGGCGACGACGGCGGAGGCTGTGAGGCAGTACTCCTCGCTCGCCGGCAAGTTCGTCGAATCGAACGTCCTGCACGCGGGTGAGGGCTACAAGGCGAGCATCTTCTGGCGAGACCACGCCGCGCTTCACTGCATCGCCGAGCACGTCGACGAGTCGTTCGGCCGGATCCGCTGAAGGAGACACAGTGACCGGATGGAAGACCATCGGGTCAGGGATCTCCTTGCCGCTATGGCGGAACAGCGTTGTTGACGCGATCTGGCGGACGTCGAGTCCGATGTTCCCGCCGATGTTGTTCGGCCGCCGGTCGAGTGGGTACTCGGCGATGCGACTCCACGCAGCGGCGACAACCGTGGCCGCCACTTCTTCACCGCTGTGAGGTCCAGGTACGAATCGGTTGGTGGTGCACACCATCCCGGGCATCTGAACGTGAAGCACGACCCGCCAGGCGAGCGAGTCGTTCGCCCCACATCGGATGAGCGCAGCGAGTACATCGTCGCGACGAGAGCGGTCGGGGTCGTGCGCACGACCCACGACGGCGTCCAGATTGTCGAAGCCATGCAGTGCAGGCTCCTCGAGCGTCCACTGCTCGAGGGACCTGGCGGCCTTCCTCGACCGGACGATCCGCTCCCATTCGTCGTTGAGATCTCGGAACAGCTTGATCGACATGGCAGGTCTCCTCGCCTCGTTGGTAGGCGAAGGACCATCACGAACCGCGGTGCACCGACTTCTGCACCACCGACTGCACGGAAGGAGAGAAATCCCTGGTAACGGTGCACCATGGCCTGCACGGTGCAGTCGGTGGTGCAGCGTCGCAGCCAGGTCTCCTCTGGTTCGACAACTCGATCAGATGTGGCCGGGTCCACCTCTCCGGCCCACACATCGTCTGCTCAGCGAAGCCTGTCGATCTGGTTGATGGCCCACTGCCCGACGGCGGTCCTCGCCATCGCCAACGCCTGATCTCGGTCGGCCGTGATGACGAACACAAAGCGTTCTGGACTGACGTCCGCTACCCAGCCCGCGAGCGGTCCGCTTGCGAGTCGGAATTCGAGCATGTGCCCGAGGCGTAGATCGATCGGCGCCACAAACCAGCCATACGTGGCGTCGCGCGGCCACTCCGCCTCGACCCACCGGCCGTCGGCGATCCACACGTTGGCGACCGACTGGCACGCTACGGATGAAGGAAGGTCGAGGAGTCCGAGACCGGCGCCGAGACGCAAGACGACGGGACCCGGCAGATAGTCGACGAGCTCCGGACGCAGGACTTCGTTAGGCACCCGCTCAACGCCAGCGGGGCGACGGCGACCGAACAGTCGCATGCGGTCATCGTAGGCGTCGACAGCGACAACTCGGTCAGCACCGTTGCGACCATCCCGATCTGGCAACCTCGCCCCGATTGCTCGGGACGTAGCGACACCGAAGGACGGCCGCCGCATACCCGGAACGGCGACAAACGAGCCGTCGGCAGTTCCACCCATTCCGTACGTCTGTGTCACCCGCCACTCTTGGCAACGAAGGATCCATGCACTGACATGACGGGAAGCGGCAGCGACGCAGCTACCTCTCGGCGGTCGTTAGCGGGGCAGGCTGGCGGCGCCGATGAGGTTGGACTCAACTCGGTCACGCACGTCAAGGGTGTCGCAACGCTGAGCCACATCCTGGGGCAAAAGTGGACGACCACCATCATGATCGCGTTGGCGGTGGAGCCGGTTCGCCACGGTCCCTTGTGCCGCAAGCTCAGCGGCATCAGTCGCAAAGTGCTGCACGACAGTCTGAACGCACTCATCGAGGACGGAGTCGTGGAGAAGACCATTGGCGTCGACGACCTCGACAGTGTTTCCGTCAGCTACGGCCTCACCGCGCTCGGGCACTCGCTCACGCCGGTCCTCGCTGAGATGGACCGATGGTGCAGCTGCAACCTCGACGAACTGGGACCTGGCCGCGGAGCGCAACTTCGTGTC is a window from the Acidimicrobiales bacterium genome containing:
- a CDS encoding DUF4214 domain-containing protein, coding for MAEAHARRTRYSDSLVRPTLVHILFVVLLASAALPVGLPGRANAETLEDLRSSIGYMEEPHSDVLRLYRAFFDREPDFAGASYWINEYNGLRSPQMPHQDVLDEFAWAFKESAEFRTQFGGAQSNDEFLTIVYSNVLGRTPDRAGFDYWLGEMNGGLSQHAVVRWVAANDEFKARYPYRRIYPQVSGTIFEVMGGASYGCNRSTSVSWWSVPLRTHDLPGEITASDPSFTMASTPMPDGSTRVDARFEYRIGATANQMVTLRSGDLTIVLPANTTVPLRVSC
- a CDS encoding helix-turn-helix domain-containing protein produces the protein MTGSGSDAATSRRSLAGQAGGADEVGLNSVTHVKGVATLSHILGQKWTTTIMIALAVEPVRHGPLCRKLSGISRKVLHDSLNALIEDGVVEKTIGVDDLDSVSVSYGLTALGHSLTPVLAEMDRWCSCNLDELGPGRGAQLRVERGADQGGHSEVTTITLQ